The following proteins come from a genomic window of Neofelis nebulosa isolate mNeoNeb1 chromosome 5, mNeoNeb1.pri, whole genome shotgun sequence:
- the MOBP gene encoding myelin-associated oligodendrocyte basic protein isoform X2, which yields MSQKTVKEGPRLSKNQKFSEHFSIHCCPPFTFLNSKREIVDRKYSICKSGCFYQKKEEDWICCACQKTSTSRRATSPQRPKQQPAAPPAVVRAPAKPRSPPRSERQPRPRPEVRPPPAKQRPPQKSKQPPRSSPHRGPGTSRGGSPIKASRF from the exons ATGAGTCAGAAAACGGTTAAGGAGGGCCCCAGACTCTCCAAGAACCAGAAGTTTTCGGAGCACTTCAGCATACATTGCTGCCCGCCATTCACCTTCCTCAACTCCAAACGGGAGATCGTGGATCGGAAGTACAGCATCTGTAAAAGTGGCTGCTTCtaccagaagaaagaagaggactGGATCTGCTGTGCCTGCCAGAAGACCAG CACCAGCCGCCGGGCAACATCCCCTCAGAGGCCCAAGCAACAGCCAGCGGCACCCCCCGCGGTGGTCAGAGCACCGGCCAAGCCACGGTCCCCTCCGAGGTCCGAGCGTCAACCGCGCCCCCGCCCAGAGGTCCGACCACCACCAGCCAAGCAGCGCCCCCCTCAGAAGTCCAAGCAGCCGCCGCGCAGCAGCCCCCACAGAGGGCCGGGCACCAGCCGTGGGGGGTCCCCCATCAAAGCTTCTAGGTTCTG A
- the MOBP gene encoding myelin-associated oligodendrocyte basic protein isoform X1: MSQKTVKEGPRLSKNQKFSEHFSIHCCPPFTFLNSKREIVDRKYSICKSGCFYQKKEEDWICCACQKTSTSRRATSPQRPKQQPAAPPAVVRAPAKPRSPPRSERQPRPRPEVRPPPAKQRPPQKSKQPPRSSPHRGPGTSRGGSPIKASRLKRRSKPTPRKK; this comes from the exons ATGAGTCAGAAAACGGTTAAGGAGGGCCCCAGACTCTCCAAGAACCAGAAGTTTTCGGAGCACTTCAGCATACATTGCTGCCCGCCATTCACCTTCCTCAACTCCAAACGGGAGATCGTGGATCGGAAGTACAGCATCTGTAAAAGTGGCTGCTTCtaccagaagaaagaagaggactGGATCTGCTGTGCCTGCCAGAAGACCAG CACCAGCCGCCGGGCAACATCCCCTCAGAGGCCCAAGCAACAGCCAGCGGCACCCCCCGCGGTGGTCAGAGCACCGGCCAAGCCACGGTCCCCTCCGAGGTCCGAGCGTCAACCGCGCCCCCGCCCAGAGGTCCGACCACCACCAGCCAAGCAGCGCCCCCCTCAGAAGTCCAAGCAGCCGCCGCGCAGCAGCCCCCACAGAGGGCCGGGCACCAGCCGTGGGGGGTCCCCCATCAAAGCTTCTAG ATTGAAAAGGAGGAGCAAGCCGACCCCACGGAAGAAGTGA